The genomic segment ATCTACGCCCTGCTGCTGGCCGAAAGGGACCGTGAATATCTGAAGCAGCTGAAGCGAAACCGCGACGAGGAAGCGGACCTGATGAAGGACGTCAAGGGCTGGCAGGTGGGAACCTGGTACGGTGAGCCCGTCTTCAAGACCCTGCCCAAAGACCAGTTCGTGGATCCGTCCTTCCAGGAGTTCTACGTCCACTCCAGCTACGAGGACATGGCCAAGCGCAAGGACGTCAAGATGATGAGCTAGAGTGGGACCGTTCGTCGGTTCCAGACGTGGAGGACAGTTGGGTTTGAACCTGCCCGGAGAATGGTGCTTGGTTCAATTGGAATTTCGTTATAATAGTACAACCTCGGAACAGTGATGTGTAAAATAAATCGTAGGTCTGTCGATAATCACCGTTGCTTGAGAGATGGGGTTGGTGTCCGAAAACAGCATTTGATTTACAGGGCGTTTAGTATAATGTCAAATAGCACGGTATTCAGGGTGGCCATGCTTCCCGATTCGCAGGCCTGAATCAACAAACTTTCGATTTTTCAGATTTCCTACCGAGAActacaaggctggtagcgagtcacttttgaGTGACTTGGTCACATTATTGAagcaagtcactaaaaagtatttgtatttgtattttgtatttattgttaGCTATTGTGTACGATAACTTGCTGTTTATACAAACGTTTGCTCATGTCAaggaaaaacatttttaagattAAATTACATTGGATAACAAAGTTTTcaacataataataaaaataaagtgTTTGCTTCCTTAATTACTATGCGTACGCTGCTTCAAAGCTTCCTTGAAGCTTGTTGCTGATGGCATCGTTCGAAGTGCAAAGGGGAGATTATTCCACTGGGAGATGCCACTCACAAGTATACTCTTTCTAGCGATCGAAGAATACCGTGGAGTTACGAAGGTTCTAGCTCGTTCCATTTGTCCTCGTTGCATATGCTGTTGTAGATACTCAGGCAGCTGTCCATGGTATCCTAGTCTCATAAAGCAGCATACTCGTAGGTGATAGTATTGTTGAAGATTGCAACCAGTGATTGTTTTTCTGACGGCTTGCGTCGAGTCCCTGCGCCGTAGACCATAGACGAAGCGAATTGCAGCTTTGAAACATCGATGAAGTTGTTGTTTTTGCAGGTTCGTAAGTCCAGGGTAGAATACTACATCACCGTAGGTGAGGATCGGCATCACAACCGCTTGGATCAATTTTCTTCGCGTGGGCACAGGTAACACAGGTGAGAAACGTTTCATGACTCTTACTGAGTTGAATACTTTAGACGTGATTGCGTTTACCTGTTGTGACCAATTGAATTTGCTGTCCAATTGCAAGCCTAGGTTTGTTACCACTTCTGATAATTGAATTGCTTCACCACAGAAAATGATATCAGCGTTAGATGGAAGTTCTTCTCTGCTAAATATTATCGCTTGCGTCTTTTTGGGATTGGGGTGTAGGCCGTTTCCAGCTGCCCATCGTTCAATCGCAAGAAGGTCTCTGTTGATTGCTTGAATTAGTAGATGGAGATCCTCCGTTGGACCAGTGGTGTATATTTGCAGATCATCCGCGTAGAGTTGGTAGTGGCACATCAAGACCGAAGGTAGGCTGTTCACATATAAGCTGAAGAGCAGGGAGCTGAGACACGATCCTTGTGGGGTGCCATCCAGGAGAGTTCGTGCGCTGGAAACATTGTGTCCCATTTTGACCACTTGGCTCCTCTGGCCGAGGAATGATTGCACCAAGTTGCAAGCAGTTGTCGAAAAACTGAATTCGTTGCGAAGCTTGCTGTGTAGCAGAGGATGAAGTACTGAATTGAAGGCTAGTgaaaaatcaaccaaaaccatTACTGTGCACTGCCTTCCATCCAGCCCGACCAATACGTCGTGAGAAACCTTAGCGAGGGTGGTTGATGTACTGTGACGTTTGCGATAGCCGCTCTGATTCGTCGCTAGCATTGATGGCTCCGAAGAATTGAGATGCTCAGTAATCTGAGCgagcaagattttttccagaattttagaCACAGCTGGCAGAACACTTATTGGTCTGAAGTCTTTGTGTGCCTCTGGAAGAGAGATCTTCGGAATTGGGTGCACGATAGCATTTTTCCAAATCTTGGGAAACACTTGGGAGGcgatgattttattgaaaaggTCTACCAGTAATGGCAACACAAAAGGCGAAAGCATTTTTATGAAGGATATGGGGATCTCGTCACTACGAACTGCGTTAGATGTTATTTGGTGCATATATTTGTTAACTTCGTTAACACTCACAGCTTGAAAATCGAACGGAGCATTAACTTCCCTAACTGGAAAGTTCTGGGTGGTGTATCTGCTGATTTGCGCCGAGAGATGCTGTGGCTGCCCGGTGTCGTTTCCAAGTTGGCGATGCCCTTCGGCGAAGAACTCATTCATCCCGTCAACATCTAAATCACCATTGCTGCAATCTTTTCGACTGTAGTTATGGACTCCCTCTCGGCGAAGATTGTTCCAAAGCTGTTGTGCGGGTAGATTGGGATCGAAATACTTTTCGCCATATCGTTTTTTAGCCGCAGAAATGAGAGTAGCAGTTCTGCTGCGTTTTTGCTGATAGTCGTTCCACTGTGGATCCCCCTACTTCCTGTTAGGGTTTCTAGCATACAATGAGTAAGCCAAATCCCTGGTCTTAACAGCTTCTTCCATTGCGTTGGTCATCCATGGCGTTCGCTTGTCACGGACggttaggggtcgtccataaatgacgtagctttttaggggggaggggggtcttcacaaatttgtgacgaagtgtgacgagggggagggaggggtcctagctagtggacgtagcattttgaatcaagtccgttaaaagaaaggcgctgagaaaaattgcatacaattatttttcatgacacttctttttttttacttataaacttgggttataacattatgattaagcttcaaaacattcatatgacaagattgaaaaaatagctatgaaacttcagattttctcgataaatgcaatcaaacagatgttttgaagctttaaataattatgtgaatattatattatattcgtgtccaaattaataaatttataaataaacgaaataagtttaatgaattgataaaacattaatgctctaactacttggagtacatttttttgccatttgttaacatgacataaagtcagttttatccatattttctgttggggctttatttcttcaagaaaataaaataccgtcaaacggggcttcttttgacaatatttcctcattcttcaactttgaggatttgtaattcttagaattatggatagatattgATGATTCTTACATacatttaagttgtatatgttcgtaacaaatgtgcaaaatatgaggcaaatccaacaagaaataacaaaaatgcttgaatagcgaaaaaagtgtgtccttcaagacaataaaggggctactttggacattttcagaagttttcacaatttgataataaaatgattttacctcattaaattgaaattgattATATGGATTATCATCCATTGTGATGTAATGGAACGTTTTTGCATTGAGAAACGTAATTTAGAAAATGGCAAAGCTTGAAACAATTACACATACATAACAAttaatttcagcgaaacatgctATTCGGACTTtccagtttgcagtatgaaacttaaactttcaacttccctttaaatggaactatcagttacgaatgcttgatTTTTAAATTGACATAAAAGAACAATGTttctactaggtactgcgatgattaatgattaatgtaCAAAAACCGTCTTTTCTATTCTTCTTCATATAACATGAACGGTATGTAGAGGGATCACATGAATACCTGTAATTAAAAGTAATTTCATTATAAACGCAATCTTTGAAGTAAAGTTGTGCAAGATCGTGGAGAAGTAAAAgattgcttttgtaatatgcttttagctttttagcagtttagagctggcttaagagttGTTTATCTTAGAAATAAATGGATGCAATTGTTTTGTACagcaaatttttataaaatatgacagaaaatattttttttagagattatgttgtgaacttTCCATTGGTACGTTCtgaaatatgtgtgttttatgtctattcacttttccaaaaaattattttattttttttatgttgtaaaatatacaacCCAGAATATTATAACCAAAAAAAGTcgtaaaaataagacctttgatcaattattttaataaaacaacaatttttagcaaaacactatcacatttttttttatgaaacatgacTATTCGATAGTtgtgtgatgctcccaataactttccacgacttgggaaaaattcaaacaatgtttgcatagccaatgttttatagcTTGTGAAAATGAATTCggacatttttgaaatatattcttGTTtgtcctgttattgttgatgtttttttcaaaaataattcatgtCTAGTGGTAGAGCGtgcattggttaataaaagtgctgaagacacaaatttgctcagaataatatttatgctgcaaataaatttaaaaggtgagtgtccaaagtagcccccggaatcaaaagtagccccgtccgacggtatgctcttcttggcaaatataacatttaaagcaagatatttattccgtgaattgTGCCTTCAATGTTGCATGAGAtttccacccaatcaactcatcatttgttttgatatatcaatgctcttgatggaatagcctgaatattaatgagtataatagattcgagtgttaataaaattgccctatcattaaattttgttaaaaactcGGTAATTTGTAAGATTAAttcagtatggaaacgataaggaaaatcaactgaaatattaggagagattattgtatttgtataataatcgctaaaattttctaaacattccaaatatttcaagtttaatcttttatgtatctggccactgtttgttagaatgatttgaaattggataatattaacgatgattcatttcaaattaatatattttcttgatcatcttcattgaactctatttcctaacaaagaataattaaaaaaaaaaacaatcttctaatataacgaaatttttgttcaatatattataaaatatattgggccctaactcgacagtaacgagcttcatcaatccaatcaatttgtttacaattttttatagtaaacttgttttttatggtaagaacagtaatagtaatataatttagtctttgagaaactggaaaccaaaaccaaggaaaatgtttatttaaaactttttcaaattacttttaagcgctactgtatatgaaactgttagaatagattataatcctttcatttcagtcagtaatcaatatcaaactttgtattgaacttctcaattccatttttttgtttcaacccagtcactaaggaaaacaaataaaaaaaatatagaggggggggggtgctcgatatgctacgtattttccaggggggagtaccagcatttgtgacaaaatgctacgaggggaggggtgtaaaaaatcagtgaaaaaatgctacgtcatttatggacggccccttatggTTTTCTCTGGTGCATGATTGTCGAGGAGCGTACGTAGTTCCGTTGTTAGTATTTCCGTCTTAACGTCGATGTCCTCACACTGATAGAAGTTGGTCATATCCCTGCTTACGAAGTCAGCTTGTAGCCGAAGCGGATCGATGCGCCGTAAGTTACGTATTTTGATTCGTTGTGGCGCAGGTTTAGGGACCTTAACGTTAACGATGAGGAGCGATGAGGTCTCTTATTTcgaaacatttctacaaaagtcactttttttgtcTTTTTCAGAAATACCGAGGAGGTATTTTTTCGTGAAGTTAGTTCCAGTTTTAATTTAGATCATCCCTGGGCCGAAAATtaaggaacaaatttttgatgtgaaacgaaagaaaaaatgatttttttttggatcgactcgagtgaagtgactcgccgtgcaaatcaaatggagagtcacttcactcgagtcgagaattgtcacctcgctcaTCTCACGCCATTCGTAGAATTAACCCAAGTATTTTCCTTCTCCTGGCAGTGAATTATGATTCGAAATATTTTACCAGGATTTTCCACAGAGATTACTTTACAAAATATTCAAAGGtttattcaggatttcctccagtgatttttaCACTGGTATTTTCAGTAGTTACTCTAGCATATTTTTCAACGATATCTACAGGAGTTCCCCCACGAAAATCCCCAAGGGTTTGAACCAgcgtttttggaagaaattcgtTACGGATTTTCCATGATCTTTAGTTTATCAAGAAATGCTTTAAAAttcttcatttgatttttttttcaggaaagctATTAAgagctcttccaggaattccttaaggtgaagatcgAGCGAAGCcaaggttcaaattttcaagagcacggatctggagaatcaaatattcgtttgagctgaaaccctaatcgattggtcaccaccagctagtgatcaatcgattatgttttcagcttaaacggatgtatggttcttcagatccgtgctcttgaaaatttgaactttggcttcgataaatcttcaccttaatgaatTTGGCTAGGGATTCATCATTaagttttatcagaaaaaagttctgaaagatttaaaagaaaagaaagtcgagtctagtacacgacactgaagacggccgaTACTTCAAAATGTCATTCGAGGTTTCACACCAGCAAATACTACAGCCATTATTCCGACCATTTCTGCACAAGTTATCATAGGATTTGATATAGCAATACTttccggattttttttcagggatttacgGAATAATGTATTAGAAAAGGTAATTGACAATTCCTCTGGAAACAttctttgaaaacttcatttggaaattactcaaaaaattgCTGCTGGACTTCTGGAAAGAATTTCTGCTAGttctctgaagtaatttctaaaggtagagaaattcttggttgaaatCTTTGAAACCCTGAacaaaaattctggaggaaatcttagtCCTAATCAGTGGAGAAATTATTGCTTGGTTTCTTGAAAATGTCCTAAAGGGAAATCTGTTAGCGAAGGCAAATTTGCAATCGAAGCAACCCATGACTTTAGTGTTAAgattgattttgaataaaaactaTATAAGTTGTTAGACCGTCACCTAGACCACACGCGTATTTTATTAGCTCTGCCCCAATAGGTTATGGGACGTCGACACGTGTCTAGTGGAAGCGGAAGAAAATTCAAGACTTGAAGCTTTTTTCACTTCAAGAATGGCGAATCCAAATGCAGGAAGCAGCGCATCCGGCGATTACGTTTTGGTACGACAGCAGCAGCAGAGTTTCAACACACAGGGCCACCCCCACATCGAGCGGTTGGTTGGTCGAGAAAACTGGAGGACC from the Aedes aegypti strain LVP_AGWG unplaced genomic scaffold, AaegL5.0 Primary Assembly AGWG_AaegL5_hic_scaff_2148_PBJ_arrow, whole genome shotgun sequence genome contains:
- the LOC5566909 gene encoding NADH dehydrogenase [ubiquinone] 1 alpha subcomplex subunit 13, with amino-acid sequence MSASPAKLQDMPPKGGYQNIPFARIPAKKYFKGWQMIAAYAGFTTAGLSMYYLNCKENQRNDVEMRSARNVIYALLLAERDREYLKQLKRNRDEEADLMKDVKGWQVGTWYGEPVFKTLPKDQFVDPSFQEFYVHSSYEDMAKRKDVKMMS